One Chitinivorax sp. B genomic window carries:
- a CDS encoding class II glutamine amidotransferase: MCQLLGMNCNVPTDICFSFTGFACRGGRTDEHRDGWGIAFFEDKGCRVFRDYLASSESPIAELVSHYPIKSTNVIAHIRKATQGEINLVNTHPFQRELWGKYWVFAHNGNLERLPELPTHYYRSVGTTDSERAFCLLLEQLRHRYDEEPAANVLFETVKEIAGELAQHGTFNFMLSNGEWLFAHCSTHLHYIIRRAPFCKAHLLDEDVTVDFAQVTKAHDQVAVIATQPLTDNESWIGMESGELIGFHQGQVAWQATTVSSTK; this comes from the coding sequence ATGTGCCAGTTGCTGGGCATGAACTGCAACGTGCCTACTGACATTTGTTTTTCGTTTACCGGCTTTGCGTGCCGGGGTGGTCGTACGGATGAACATCGTGATGGCTGGGGCATTGCCTTTTTCGAAGACAAAGGTTGCCGCGTATTTCGGGATTACCTTGCTTCGTCGGAATCACCAATTGCTGAACTGGTCAGTCACTACCCGATTAAATCAACCAATGTCATTGCTCATATCCGGAAAGCTACGCAAGGCGAGATCAATCTGGTCAACACCCACCCATTCCAAAGGGAGTTATGGGGGAAGTATTGGGTATTTGCCCACAACGGCAATCTGGAACGACTCCCTGAACTTCCGACGCATTATTACCGCTCCGTCGGGACAACAGACAGCGAACGTGCTTTTTGCCTCTTGCTGGAACAACTACGCCACCGATATGATGAAGAACCTGCGGCCAATGTCCTGTTTGAAACTGTCAAGGAAATAGCTGGAGAATTGGCCCAGCACGGCACATTCAATTTCATGCTGTCGAATGGCGAATGGTTGTTCGCCCATTGCTCAACCCACTTGCACTACATTATCCGCCGTGCACCATTTTGTAAGGCGCACCTTCTGGATGAAGACGTTACAGTCGATTTTGCACAAGTTACCAAAGCACATGACCAAGTCGCAGTGATTGCCACTCAGCCACTGACTGACAACGAATCCTGGATTGGCATGGAATCTGGTGAGCTGATCGGCTTCCACCAAGGTCAAGTCGCCTGGCAGGCTACCACAGTGTCAAGCACCAAGTAA
- a CDS encoding FxDxF family PEP-CTERM protein — protein MRTQFKALWLFLMLMAGSPVFAALPGMSLESRPAAISPVDEDDQNQTFSFGLLTGDTGRGQYVGHHKTLGGSFGDVISFSLANVSKLGFQYFQFSTFPNSLNLRGLDLYSAVGNTLLVRGTDKLVTTLGVGNYYLRISGFTGALGGDYALGARVSPIPEPSEGLMLLAGIGVVGLAIMRRKRQA, from the coding sequence ATGCGTACTCAGTTTAAGGCTTTATGGCTGTTCCTGATGTTGATGGCAGGTAGTCCGGTATTCGCTGCTTTACCTGGGATGTCGTTGGAGTCTCGGCCTGCAGCAATCTCGCCTGTCGATGAGGATGATCAGAATCAGACATTCTCGTTTGGGTTGCTGACAGGTGATACGGGACGTGGTCAGTACGTCGGCCATCATAAGACACTGGGCGGTTCGTTTGGTGATGTCATTAGTTTCTCGTTGGCGAATGTTTCGAAGCTGGGTTTTCAATATTTCCAGTTTTCTACATTCCCAAATAGTCTGAACTTGCGTGGTCTTGATCTGTACAGTGCTGTTGGCAATACCTTGCTTGTCCGTGGTACGGACAAATTGGTTACAACCCTGGGTGTGGGTAACTATTATCTGCGTATCAGCGGTTTTACTGGCGCGTTGGGTGGTGATTATGCACTGGGTGCCCGGGTTTCTCCAATTCCGGAGCCGTCTGAAGGGTTGATGTTACTTGCCGGGATTGGTGTAGTGGGTTTGGCGATTATGCGCCGCAAGCGGCAGGCATGA
- a CDS encoding EpsD family peptidyl-prolyl cis-trans isomerase, protein MIFNMYFGKHLIGRSVTGGRKFHMDLGVGGNVQITRIALALCVPAVVLMAGCGKKDAAQEASQVVAKVGETEITVHQLNHAMASVPAKPEQAAEVRKQVLEGLVEQQALVNLAMESKLDRDPAALLAMEAAKQQVLARHYLERQLGQSVEVSEEKVKAYFSEHPQLFEHRKIYELNEMIVQGGNSNLPVEIAKRIEAGESVAAIKSFVEQSGGKASISSEVKAAEQIPLAVLPKLASLPERRALLVPAAGRLTVIELTGSRLEPVDYAKAKPVIGTYLQNQARAEKVKSLVADARSKAQISYVGEFAGAAPVAVPASAATADVKVRDDMITQGVGALK, encoded by the coding sequence ATGATCTTTAACATGTATTTTGGTAAGCATTTGATCGGCCGCTCCGTTACGGGCGGCCGAAAGTTTCATATGGATCTAGGTGTCGGGGGAAACGTGCAAATTACTCGAATCGCGCTTGCGCTGTGTGTGCCTGCAGTTGTGCTGATGGCAGGTTGTGGAAAAAAAGACGCTGCACAGGAAGCTTCGCAGGTTGTCGCAAAAGTAGGCGAGACTGAGATTACTGTTCATCAACTCAATCATGCGATGGCGTCAGTGCCAGCCAAGCCGGAGCAGGCCGCCGAAGTTCGCAAGCAGGTATTGGAAGGCTTGGTGGAACAGCAAGCATTGGTCAATCTGGCGATGGAATCAAAACTGGACCGTGATCCGGCTGCATTGCTGGCCATGGAAGCAGCCAAGCAGCAGGTTTTGGCCCGTCATTATCTGGAGCGCCAGCTGGGCCAGTCGGTTGAGGTGTCAGAGGAAAAGGTCAAGGCGTACTTCAGTGAGCATCCTCAGTTGTTTGAGCATCGCAAGATCTATGAGCTGAATGAAATGATTGTTCAAGGAGGGAATAGCAACCTACCCGTCGAAATTGCCAAGCGTATTGAAGCCGGTGAGAGTGTGGCGGCTATCAAATCCTTCGTTGAGCAATCTGGTGGAAAAGCTTCGATCAGCAGTGAGGTGAAGGCTGCTGAGCAGATTCCGTTGGCGGTGTTGCCAAAATTGGCGTCATTACCGGAACGCCGTGCTCTATTGGTGCCCGCTGCGGGCCGCTTGACGGTCATTGAGCTGACCGGTTCTCGCCTTGAGCCGGTGGATTATGCCAAGGCTAAACCTGTGATCGGCACTTATCTGCAAAATCAGGCTCGTGCCGAAAAAGTTAAGTCTTTGGTGGCTGATGCGCGTAGCAAGGCACAGATTTCCTATGTCGGTGAGTTTGCAGGGGCCGCTCCTGTAGCTGTACCTGCATCTGCGGCAACTGCGGATGTCAAAGTGCGTGATGACATGATTACCCAGGGTGTTGGGGCATTGAAATGA
- the epsE gene encoding polysaccharide export protein EpsE, with protein MKSVVVRLVAFWLCLQSAICFAAAGDYQLGAGDILRISVYGQQDLTTEARVSEAGGVVFPLVGDVAVAGLSAKEAGLRIAEALKRGGFVRQPEVSVLVTQFRSKQVSVLGNVNKPGRYPLETTSSLTDLLAMAGGMASQAADDIVLIQRKDGKSVRREIDVLALLQQGDRSVDQVMANGDVIYVPRAAVFYIYGEVQRPGAYRLERKMTVAQALSLGGGVGPRGSEGRIVVKRRDAKGVLQTVSISVDDLIQSDDVLQVKERVF; from the coding sequence ATGAAATCGGTTGTAGTGCGTTTGGTTGCATTCTGGTTGTGCTTGCAATCGGCAATCTGTTTTGCGGCTGCAGGGGACTATCAGCTTGGTGCTGGCGACATACTGCGTATTTCTGTCTATGGCCAGCAGGATCTGACGACTGAGGCGCGGGTGAGCGAAGCTGGTGGTGTTGTTTTTCCGCTGGTGGGCGATGTGGCTGTTGCAGGTTTGAGTGCAAAAGAAGCTGGACTGCGGATTGCTGAGGCATTAAAGCGTGGTGGCTTTGTCAGGCAGCCGGAAGTCAGTGTACTGGTGACGCAATTCCGTAGTAAACAAGTGTCGGTGTTGGGGAATGTCAACAAGCCCGGCCGCTACCCATTGGAGACAACCTCATCACTGACAGATCTACTGGCTATGGCAGGTGGTATGGCATCACAGGCGGCTGACGATATCGTGTTGATCCAGCGAAAAGATGGTAAGTCTGTGCGTCGTGAGATCGACGTGTTGGCGTTGCTTCAACAAGGGGATCGCTCGGTGGATCAGGTCATGGCAAATGGAGACGTTATCTATGTGCCACGCGCCGCTGTTTTCTATATCTATGGCGAGGTGCAGCGCCCAGGTGCATATCGTCTTGAGCGGAAGATGACGGTCGCACAGGCATTATCGTTGGGTGGTGGGGTTGGTCCACGTGGTTCTGAGGGGCGGATTGTCGTGAAGCGGCGTGATGCAAAAGGTGTATTGCAAACCGTCTCGATCAGCGTGGATGACCTCATCCAGTCCGACGACGTGTTGCAAGTCAAAGAGCGTGTTTTCTAA
- the epsF gene encoding chain length determinant protein EpsF, with product MTFGQFIMALRARYWVVLLCLAVTVSVVAVISLVMPKSYSSTAMVLVDTKANDPLTGMMTPALMMPGYMSTQLDVLTSRTVAVKVVDKLHLADNPEVREQFQSDTKGRGEIRYWLAELLLKKLDARPSRDSNVIEVSFANENPQFATLLANAFADAFIETSLDLKVAPARQTAAWFDQQLKGLRSNLENAQRQLSAYQQEKGIVAIDERLDVENAKLIELSSLVTSAQGLRVEGQSRQRQLGEVSRSGRESLPEVMTSPIVQNLKAELARAESRLADAAERLGKNHPQFKQAQTEVDSIRQKLDYEIRTASTSIVNTAQMQQKREGELKAALAAQKAKVLELKKLRDEMGVLTREVENAQRAFDTALQRASQTRMESEANQSNVVLLARAVEPIDPSRPRIALNIALSIFLGGVLGVLCAFLMELFDRRVRSADELATVLDTRVLATLPKYDSKNPTRRWRWRRRKSATHPIVTTTVQY from the coding sequence ATGACATTTGGTCAGTTCATAATGGCCTTGCGTGCCAGATATTGGGTGGTTCTACTGTGTTTGGCTGTGACGGTGAGTGTGGTTGCTGTTATCAGCCTCGTTATGCCGAAAAGTTACTCATCAACGGCCATGGTCTTGGTGGACACCAAGGCGAATGATCCGTTGACTGGCATGATGACCCCGGCGTTGATGATGCCTGGGTACATGTCGACCCAGTTGGACGTACTGACCAGTCGAACGGTCGCTGTCAAAGTTGTGGACAAACTACATCTTGCCGATAACCCGGAAGTGCGTGAGCAGTTTCAGAGTGACACCAAGGGACGTGGCGAAATCCGTTACTGGCTGGCCGAGCTACTTCTCAAAAAACTGGATGCCCGTCCTTCTCGTGACAGCAATGTCATTGAAGTGTCATTTGCCAACGAAAATCCGCAGTTTGCAACATTGCTTGCCAATGCATTTGCGGATGCTTTTATTGAAACAAGCCTTGATTTGAAGGTTGCACCCGCTCGTCAAACGGCTGCTTGGTTCGATCAGCAGCTCAAGGGATTGCGCAGCAATCTCGAAAATGCACAGCGTCAGTTGTCAGCGTACCAGCAGGAAAAGGGTATTGTCGCGATTGATGAGCGGTTGGACGTTGAAAATGCCAAGTTGATTGAATTAAGTAGCTTGGTAACCAGCGCGCAAGGTTTACGAGTAGAAGGTCAATCGCGGCAGCGACAGTTGGGTGAAGTATCTCGTTCGGGTCGTGAATCATTGCCTGAAGTCATGACCAGCCCAATTGTACAGAATCTCAAGGCGGAGCTGGCAAGGGCGGAATCTCGCTTGGCAGATGCTGCCGAGCGCCTGGGTAAGAATCACCCCCAGTTCAAGCAGGCACAGACAGAAGTTGACAGCATTCGTCAGAAATTGGATTACGAAATTCGGACGGCTAGTACCAGTATTGTCAATACGGCGCAAATGCAACAGAAGCGGGAAGGTGAGCTGAAGGCGGCTTTGGCCGCGCAGAAAGCAAAAGTGCTGGAACTGAAAAAACTACGTGATGAAATGGGTGTGTTGACGCGTGAAGTTGAGAATGCGCAGCGGGCTTTTGATACCGCTTTGCAACGAGCCAGTCAGACACGGATGGAGAGCGAGGCTAATCAATCAAACGTGGTGTTACTTGCCCGCGCCGTCGAACCGATTGATCCGTCACGTCCGCGTATTGCATTGAACATTGCACTGTCCATTTTTCTGGGCGGGGTCTTGGGCGTGTTGTGTGCTTTCCTGATGGAGTTATTTGATCGGCGGGTTCGTAGTGCAGATGAATTGGCTACCGTGCTGGATACTCGAGTCCTCGCAACATTGCCCAAATATGATTCAAAAAATCCCACACGCCGCTGGCGCTGGCGTCGTCGTAAATCGGCGACCCACCCCATTGTCACGACTACTGTGCAGTATTGA
- a CDS encoding polysaccharide biosynthesis tyrosine autokinase: protein MDLATARNIEAPNKTAVANDPSQTRVAIGKLLVEAGCIRREDLERIDTVRREKCIRFGEAAVLMGLAKEEDVLRALSRQFAFDWVSPSETKLSKELCVLFDPFGREAEALRTIRGQLLLRWFDSGQKQLAICSPHRQSGCSHVAANLAVLFAQLGGRTLLIDANFRQPRLDELFSLAPRGGLADVLAGRAKVDVFQRVSQVANLWVVPAGPIPPNPQELLARQLFYKVLQYYQRHFDLILIDTPAYDMGADLELVASRVGGALVVARNNHTKLKVVRNLQADLMRSGVTLCGGVLNEY, encoded by the coding sequence ATGGATTTAGCCACCGCCCGGAATATTGAAGCGCCGAACAAGACGGCTGTCGCCAATGACCCCTCACAGACAAGAGTGGCTATTGGCAAACTGTTGGTTGAGGCTGGTTGTATCCGGCGTGAGGACTTGGAACGAATCGACACTGTTCGCCGCGAGAAATGCATCCGCTTTGGTGAGGCGGCAGTGTTGATGGGCTTGGCAAAGGAGGAGGATGTACTCCGGGCGCTTTCACGGCAGTTTGCGTTTGATTGGGTTTCGCCTAGTGAGACTAAGCTGAGTAAAGAGCTTTGCGTGTTGTTTGATCCGTTTGGGCGCGAGGCTGAAGCATTGCGCACCATACGTGGTCAACTACTATTGCGTTGGTTCGATAGTGGTCAAAAACAATTGGCGATTTGTTCACCACATCGGCAATCCGGTTGCTCTCATGTTGCTGCCAATTTGGCCGTACTGTTCGCCCAGTTGGGTGGTCGAACGCTGTTGATTGATGCCAATTTCCGCCAGCCACGTCTGGATGAGTTGTTTTCGTTGGCCCCGCGAGGTGGGCTGGCTGATGTATTGGCAGGGCGTGCCAAGGTCGATGTCTTTCAGCGTGTATCTCAAGTGGCCAATCTGTGGGTGGTACCTGCTGGCCCGATTCCACCCAATCCGCAAGAGCTATTGGCACGGCAATTGTTTTACAAGGTATTGCAGTATTACCAGCGCCACTTTGATTTGATCTTGATTGATACACCCGCCTATGACATGGGGGCCGATCTTGAATTGGTTGCGAGTCGTGTGGGTGGTGCATTGGTTGTGGCACGTAATAATCATACCAAGTTGAAGGTAGTACGAAATCTTCAAGCTGATCTGATGAGGAGTGGAGTCACGTTATGTGGTGGTGTGCTCAACGAATACTGA
- the xrtB gene encoding exosortase B, with protein MTVALRAFRLADFLPLLAGSAVLFIPTYISLFNGLWQADEQAHGPIVLAMSIWLLWSRRETLLALEARPASLAAWSMLVLGCLCYVLGRSQDIVILELGAQIPIITALLLFHWGWRAVKICLFPLLFLIFMLPLPGAFVDAATATLKLHVSTIAETLLYGLGYPVARNGVMLNIGQYQLLVADACSGLHSMFSLTAMGLLYLYLMGYRSVLRNLTLAMLILPIAFLANVIRVIALVLITFYQGNEAAQGFIHGFAGIFLFIVALLGLLSIDSLIGLVGNKPKSGVSK; from the coding sequence ATGACAGTTGCCCTGCGTGCATTTCGTTTGGCCGACTTCTTACCTCTTTTGGCGGGGTCGGCAGTGTTGTTTATTCCGACCTATATCAGTTTGTTCAATGGGCTTTGGCAAGCCGATGAGCAGGCTCATGGGCCAATCGTATTGGCCATGTCAATCTGGTTGCTCTGGTCACGGCGTGAAACATTGCTGGCGCTGGAGGCTCGACCGGCCAGCTTGGCTGCATGGAGTATGCTGGTATTGGGTTGTTTGTGTTACGTTCTTGGCCGGTCTCAGGATATTGTTATTCTGGAGCTAGGCGCTCAGATTCCAATTATTACTGCATTGCTGTTATTCCATTGGGGATGGCGTGCCGTCAAAATTTGCCTATTCCCGCTATTGTTTCTCATTTTCATGTTGCCATTGCCTGGCGCATTTGTTGATGCGGCGACAGCCACTCTTAAGCTTCATGTCTCAACAATTGCAGAGACGTTACTTTATGGTCTGGGATATCCTGTTGCCAGAAATGGCGTCATGCTGAATATCGGACAGTATCAGCTTTTGGTGGCGGATGCTTGCTCTGGTTTGCATTCCATGTTTTCACTAACAGCAATGGGATTGCTGTACCTTTATCTGATGGGATATCGCTCAGTACTGCGGAATTTAACACTCGCGATGTTGATTTTGCCAATTGCTTTTCTAGCGAATGTCATTCGAGTTATTGCGCTGGTGTTAATCACCTTTTATCAGGGAAATGAAGCCGCGCAAGGTTTTATTCATGGTTTTGCGGGCATATTTTTGTTTATTGTTGCGTTGCTGGGTTTATTGTCAATTGATTCGTTAATTGGTTTGGTTGGTAACAAACCTAAGTCTGGAGTCAGCAAATGA
- the epsI gene encoding exosortase-associated protein EpsI, B-type — MSLPSLIAGVVMLASAYAAVAMKPTHHMAQLQPIQLQSVIPEKIGEWTLDKTPAIDQINPEVQAKINRIYSQLVQRTYVNSLGHRIMLSIAYGGDQSDALRVHRPEVCYGSQGFQVSQQTLAMFQHGDAKVPIRRLVAAMGNRIEPITYWMTVGEKVALTGWQHKLAQLSYGVDRVIPDGMVFRVSTVGLDVETSYRNQENFLAQLYKSLPSTERNRIFGA; from the coding sequence ATGAGTTTGCCTAGTCTGATCGCTGGGGTGGTAATGTTGGCCAGTGCTTATGCTGCAGTTGCAATGAAGCCGACGCATCACATGGCCCAGTTACAGCCTATTCAGTTGCAATCGGTTATTCCAGAGAAAATAGGTGAGTGGACACTTGATAAAACACCAGCGATTGATCAAATCAATCCAGAGGTTCAAGCGAAAATCAATCGAATTTATAGTCAATTAGTACAGCGCACATATGTGAATAGCTTGGGACATCGGATCATGCTCTCTATTGCCTATGGTGGAGATCAAAGCGACGCGTTGCGTGTGCACCGGCCCGAGGTTTGTTACGGATCTCAGGGCTTCCAGGTCAGTCAACAAACGTTGGCGATGTTTCAGCATGGTGATGCCAAAGTGCCGATTCGTCGATTGGTTGCGGCAATGGGTAATCGAATTGAGCCAATTACTTATTGGATGACAGTTGGTGAAAAAGTAGCACTGACAGGGTGGCAGCATAAGCTTGCACAGCTCAGCTATGGGGTGGATCGAGTCATTCCCGATGGCATGGTGTTTCGTGTGTCGACAGTCGGTCTGGACGTGGAAACCAGCTATCGAAATCAGGAAAACTTTCTAGCACAGTTGTACAAGTCGTTGCCCTCAACTGAGCGAAATCGCATCTTTGGTGCCTGA
- a CDS encoding glycosyltransferase codes for MRLLYVVREGCDTKRPDVYGLFGCYLAGLGVESHLLASPVVKQLPYAWPGGEMLIKPRMVSGLKAKCWQLLFPLVLVVVKPKYDAVVVRDKTLSGLFFYLYARLLRLPFIFWVSYPVGEAYDSLATLTPQQIKKALYRLRGKLSKLVVDKVLIPNSDLAFLQSEQMVSQYIINGVLPSKLIPVPMCVEWKKINAFHEQIDWDSKKQVGCKLAYLGTLDLRREPFFMLQVLKRLRHRYPDLTLILIGDCPSQSERDLLDQMIADLELTNAVTVTGWLSQHQAWQHLCGNVIGLSPVPVNDLYQVSSPTKTIEYLALGVPAVVTPIPDQRTVIEESGAGLCADMTEIDFANAVSELLDSPEKRYAMAVNGIDYVRRTRTYEGSSKLIYQHLMSMQ; via the coding sequence ATGCGTTTGTTATATGTTGTTCGAGAGGGATGTGATACCAAGAGGCCAGATGTCTATGGACTATTTGGTTGCTATCTTGCTGGTTTAGGTGTTGAAAGCCACTTGTTGGCGAGCCCTGTCGTCAAACAACTACCTTATGCGTGGCCTGGTGGCGAGATGCTAATCAAGCCGCGAATGGTGTCTGGCTTGAAAGCAAAATGCTGGCAATTGCTTTTTCCTCTGGTGTTGGTGGTAGTCAAGCCCAAATATGATGCTGTCGTTGTTCGAGATAAAACATTAAGTGGTCTATTCTTTTATTTGTACGCACGTCTCCTTCGCTTGCCCTTCATCTTTTGGGTGTCTTATCCGGTAGGTGAGGCGTACGACTCATTGGCAACGTTGACTCCGCAACAGATAAAAAAAGCACTTTATCGCCTGAGAGGTAAGCTAAGTAAATTGGTGGTTGATAAAGTGTTAATACCTAATTCGGATTTGGCATTTCTACAGAGCGAGCAAATGGTAAGTCAGTACATTATCAATGGTGTGCTGCCGAGTAAATTGATCCCTGTTCCAATGTGCGTGGAATGGAAGAAAATCAACGCATTTCATGAGCAAATTGATTGGGACTCCAAAAAGCAGGTTGGTTGTAAACTTGCTTATCTTGGGACGTTGGATCTTAGACGTGAGCCATTTTTTATGCTACAGGTCTTAAAGCGATTACGCCATCGCTACCCCGATCTGACATTGATATTGATTGGTGATTGTCCGTCACAGAGTGAACGGGATTTGCTGGACCAAATGATTGCCGATTTGGAGCTTACCAATGCGGTTACCGTGACTGGATGGCTGTCGCAGCATCAGGCATGGCAACACCTATGTGGCAATGTCATTGGTTTGTCACCTGTTCCTGTAAATGATCTCTATCAGGTTTCATCTCCCACTAAAACAATTGAGTATTTGGCTTTGGGTGTACCTGCAGTTGTCACTCCTATCCCAGACCAGCGAACCGTGATTGAGGAAAGTGGGGCAGGGTTATGTGCTGATATGACGGAGATTGATTTTGCCAACGCCGTTTCAGAATTGCTTGATAGCCCAGAAAAGCGATATGCAATGGCAGTAAATGGTATTGACTATGTTCGACGAACACGAACATATGAGGGTTCGTCCAAATTAATCTATCAGCATTTGATGTCGATGCAGTAA